The Mucilaginibacter yixingensis genome window below encodes:
- a CDS encoding hemolysin family protein: MDHPVDLHVSLFEVFATLFLVLLNGFFVAAEFAIVRVRGSQIELQIKSGSTAAKLARRITHNMDGYLAATQLGVTIASLGLGVVGEDVVTKIALNVFSFFGIVITSGFVINVCHVVAFVVITVFHIVFGELAPKSIAIQRSVRTTLAVSVPLQFFFVLCKPFIWLLNGFATFLLKLIGINSISEEAHHSSEELQYLLEQGKESGALDSNEHELIKNVFDFNERVVKNIMVPRTKISGVDVQTSREELVELLISEGYSRMPVYQDSIDKIIGIVHAKDILPLLFKNTDFELKDIIRKPYFIPETKKINDLMAELQQKRLQIAIILDEFGGTAGMVTLEDIVEELVGEIQDEYDEEKPIVEKMSDNEFIVNAGASIYDANGHLPHDLPEDGDFDTVGGWVSEVFGKIPEVGEHKEADGYNITVLKKSEQNIESVKLELLLNAEDTIDLH, encoded by the coding sequence ATGGATCACCCCGTCGATCTTCATGTAAGTCTTTTTGAAGTATTTGCTACGCTTTTCCTGGTTCTGCTGAACGGGTTTTTTGTTGCCGCTGAATTTGCCATTGTACGTGTGCGGGGTTCGCAAATTGAGTTGCAAATTAAATCTGGCAGTACCGCAGCTAAGCTGGCCCGTCGTATTACTCATAATATGGACGGCTACCTGGCCGCAACGCAACTGGGCGTAACCATCGCCTCGCTGGGGCTTGGTGTGGTAGGCGAGGATGTGGTGACTAAAATTGCCCTCAACGTTTTCTCGTTTTTCGGTATCGTTATTACCTCTGGGTTTGTAATCAATGTGTGCCATGTGGTAGCCTTTGTAGTGATCACTGTATTTCACATTGTATTTGGCGAGCTGGCACCTAAGTCTATCGCCATACAACGTTCAGTGCGTACCACGTTAGCGGTATCGGTTCCCTTACAGTTCTTTTTTGTGCTGTGTAAGCCGTTCATCTGGTTGCTGAATGGTTTTGCTACTTTCCTGCTCAAACTTATTGGTATTAACAGCATAAGTGAAGAAGCGCATCATAGCTCTGAAGAATTGCAATACCTGTTAGAACAAGGTAAAGAAAGCGGCGCGCTGGATTCTAACGAGCACGAGCTGATCAAAAATGTATTTGATTTTAACGAGCGCGTAGTAAAGAATATCATGGTACCGCGTACCAAGATCTCGGGTGTAGATGTTCAAACCTCTCGCGAAGAACTGGTAGAACTGCTCATCTCCGAAGGGTACAGCCGCATGCCGGTTTATCAGGATAGTATCGATAAGATCATCGGTATTGTACACGCTAAAGATATTTTACCGTTGCTGTTTAAAAATACCGACTTTGAGCTGAAGGATATCATCCGTAAACCCTACTTTATTCCGGAAACCAAGAAGATCAATGATCTGATGGCCGAGTTGCAGCAGAAGCGTTTGCAGATTGCTATTATATTGGATGAGTTTGGCGGTACCGCCGGTATGGTAACCCTGGAAGATATTGTGGAAGAGCTGGTAGGTGAAATACAGGACGAGTATGACGAGGAGAAGCCCATTGTAGAAAAAATGAGCGACAATGAGTTTATTGTGAACGCCGGTGCCAGCATTTACGATGCAAACGGTCACCTGCCGCATGACTTGCCCGAGGATGGCGACTTCGATACCGTTGGCGGTTGGGTAAGCGAAGTTTTTGGTAAGATTCCCGAAGTGGGCGAACATAAGGAGGCCGACGGCTACAACATCACCGTACTCAAAAAGTCTGAGCAAAATATTGAATCGGTGAAGCTGGAACTCTTGCTCAACGCCGAGGATACCATAGACCTGCATTAA
- a CDS encoding inorganic diphosphatase, which yields MSTQHPWHQVSPGENIPEIVNAIIEIPKGSKAKYEIDKDSGLLKLDRILFSSVMYPANYGFIPQTYCDDKDPLDILVLCSADVYPMSIIEAKVIGVMHMVDNGEQDDKIIAVAKNDMSVNYIDDLNELPPHTMKEIVRFFQDYKALEDKNVTIEHLLGKPYAYKVIKESLELYSSTFLVEQ from the coding sequence ATGAGCACACAACATCCCTGGCACCAGGTTTCACCTGGCGAAAACATACCCGAAATTGTTAACGCAATCATCGAGATCCCAAAAGGCTCGAAAGCTAAATATGAAATTGATAAAGATTCAGGCCTGCTGAAACTGGATCGTATCCTGTTCTCATCAGTAATGTATCCGGCTAACTACGGCTTCATCCCTCAAACTTATTGCGATGATAAAGATCCGCTGGATATTCTGGTACTGTGTTCTGCCGATGTTTACCCGATGTCTATCATTGAGGCTAAAGTAATTGGTGTAATGCACATGGTTGATAATGGTGAGCAGGATGATAAAATTATTGCTGTGGCTAAAAATGACATGTCTGTTAATTATATTGACGACCTGAACGAGCTGCCGCCGCATACCATGAAAGAGATTGTACGCTTTTTTCAAGACTATAAGGCGCTTGAAGATAAAAACGTAACTATAGAGCACCTGTTGGGTAAGCCGTATGCTTACAAAGTAATTAAAGAAAGTTTAGAGTTATATAGCTCTACTTTCCTTGTCGAACAATAA
- a CDS encoding DedA family protein, with amino-acid sequence MENFWENLHNLTDANAILSTGGFYLLLIVVFAETGLFFGFFLPGDYLLFMAGLLCATGILDVPIVVLIASLVGAGVLGNYVGYWFGYRAGPLLFKKNDSLFFKKRYVQLAEEFYQKHGGMALVLGRFFPIIRTFAPIFAGVVKVDLKRFSLYNLVGSVAWVAILTLTGYFLGRRYPEIKDYLEYVIIGLIVITSIPLIVAFLKKKTIVSGD; translated from the coding sequence ATGGAAAATTTCTGGGAGAACCTGCATAATTTAACCGACGCAAATGCCATCCTCAGCACAGGAGGATTTTACTTGCTGCTGATTGTGGTTTTTGCTGAGACGGGACTGTTCTTCGGGTTTTTTCTGCCCGGAGATTACCTGCTTTTTATGGCCGGTTTATTATGCGCCACCGGGATTCTGGATGTACCAATTGTGGTGCTGATTGCTTCATTAGTTGGTGCCGGCGTTTTGGGTAACTACGTGGGTTACTGGTTTGGCTATCGCGCAGGCCCTTTGCTCTTCAAGAAAAACGATTCCCTGTTCTTTAAAAAACGTTATGTACAACTAGCTGAAGAGTTTTATCAGAAACATGGCGGCATGGCCTTGGTTTTAGGCAGATTTTTCCCCATAATAAGAACTTTTGCACCTATCTTTGCCGGAGTGGTAAAGGTAGATCTGAAACGGTTCTCGCTTTACAATCTGGTAGGCAGCGTGGCCTGGGTAGCTATATTAACCTTAACCGGTTACTTTTTGGGCCGCCGCTATCCTGAAATCAAAGATTACCTGGAGTATGTGATCATCGGACTGATCGTTATCACCAGTATACCGCTCATTGTAGCCTTCCTGAAAAAGAAGACTATAGTAAGCGGCGACTAA
- a CDS encoding DUF4159 domain-containing protein — protein MKLLTLASTLITLLLLSSFTPPPAYRMARLKYNGGGDWYGDRTALPNLIKFCNDNLHTSFQADEETVEAGSTEIFNYPFIFMTGHGNVIFNDIEVRNLRKYLTGGGFLHICDNYGLDQFIRPQMKKVFPELEFVELPLNHPIYHQKFDFPNGLPKIHEHDGKRAQGFGLIYKGRLVCFYDYECDLGNGWEDYGTYAGDSQESRLKALKMGANMIQYALTQ, from the coding sequence ATGAAGCTGCTCACACTCGCCAGTACCTTGATAACCCTGTTACTGCTGAGTAGCTTTACGCCTCCGCCCGCCTATCGTATGGCCCGTCTCAAATACAACGGCGGTGGCGATTGGTATGGCGACCGCACCGCACTGCCCAACCTCATTAAGTTTTGTAACGATAACCTGCATACCAGTTTTCAGGCTGATGAAGAAACGGTAGAAGCAGGCAGTACCGAGATTTTTAATTATCCTTTTATCTTCATGACCGGTCACGGGAACGTGATTTTTAACGATATCGAGGTGCGCAACCTGCGCAAATACCTTACCGGTGGCGGCTTTCTGCATATTTGCGATAATTATGGACTGGATCAGTTTATCCGTCCGCAAATGAAAAAAGTTTTCCCTGAACTGGAGTTTGTGGAACTGCCGCTCAATCACCCTATCTATCACCAGAAATTTGATTTCCCTAACGGACTGCCCAAAATCCACGAGCACGATGGTAAACGCGCGCAGGGCTTCGGACTGATCTATAAAGGTCGCCTGGTGTGTTTTTATGACTATGAGTGCGATTTGGGCAACGGCTGGGAGGATTATGGCACTTATGCCGGCGATAGCCAGGAATCGCGTCTTAAAGCCCTTAAAATGGGTGCTAATATGATTCAATACGCTTTAACCCAATAA
- a CDS encoding acetyl-CoA carboxylase biotin carboxyl carrier protein subunit, translating to MYRIKVNGQQQFETELTKGKLTVGGKDAHMDIRELGNNSYHIIHNLASCNAEVVSFDRATKSAEIKVNGRLYNVAAKDQFDLLLEQLGMNAGDSAKVSDLKAPMPGLVLKVFVNPGDEVKKGDNLFVLEAMKMENIIKAPADMVVKSSKIKPGDKVEKGQVLMLF from the coding sequence ATGTATCGCATCAAAGTAAATGGACAACAGCAGTTTGAGACTGAATTAACCAAAGGCAAACTAACCGTAGGGGGCAAGGATGCACACATGGATATCCGCGAGTTGGGTAATAATAGCTATCACATCATCCACAACCTGGCCTCCTGCAACGCCGAGGTGGTAAGCTTTGACCGAGCCACCAAATCTGCAGAGATAAAAGTGAACGGCAGGCTGTATAATGTAGCGGCCAAAGACCAGTTCGACCTGCTGCTGGAACAACTGGGTATGAATGCCGGCGACAGCGCCAAAGTAAGCGACCTGAAAGCCCCAATGCCCGGCCTGGTGCTGAAAGTATTTGTAAACCCCGGCGATGAGGTAAAGAAAGGCGATAACCTGTTTGTGCTGGAAGCCATGAAAATGGAAAACATCATCAAAGCCCCGGCAGACATGGTGGTAAAATCATCCAAAATAAAGCCTGGTGATAAAGTGGAAAAAGGGCAGGTGCTGATGTTGTTTTAG
- a CDS encoding 16S rRNA (uracil(1498)-N(3))-methyltransferase, with protein sequence MHLFYTPDIAPNAEAYFLNEEESKHAIRVLRLNVGDEVSLIDGKGGFYNAAISDAHPKRVILKIQSAVYEYGKRNHYLHIAVAPTKNIERLEWFLEKATEIGVDEVSLIICQRSERKEAKTDRLDKIITSAIKQSLKAYHPVLNAPVTFAQFMAKPFDGQKFIAHCIEGEKLELRDALTVNGRSLIMIGPEGDFSEKEIATALENDFKAITLGNSRLRTETAALEACFEVNFLNR encoded by the coding sequence ATGCATCTGTTTTATACCCCCGATATTGCCCCAAATGCCGAAGCTTATTTCTTGAACGAGGAAGAAAGCAAGCACGCCATCCGTGTGCTGCGCCTTAACGTGGGCGACGAGGTGAGCCTGATTGATGGCAAAGGCGGATTTTATAACGCAGCCATCAGCGATGCGCACCCAAAGCGCGTGATCCTCAAAATCCAATCAGCCGTTTATGAATACGGTAAGCGCAATCATTACCTGCACATCGCGGTAGCACCCACCAAAAATATTGAACGTCTGGAGTGGTTTTTAGAGAAAGCCACAGAGATTGGCGTTGATGAGGTATCGCTTATTATCTGTCAACGTTCTGAACGTAAAGAGGCTAAGACGGATCGACTGGATAAAATCATTACTTCGGCCATCAAGCAATCGCTTAAAGCCTATCACCCTGTTTTAAATGCGCCCGTTACTTTTGCCCAGTTTATGGCCAAACCTTTTGACGGACAAAAGTTTATTGCGCACTGCATAGAAGGGGAGAAGCTGGAGCTGCGCGACGCTTTGACAGTAAATGGCCGGAGCCTGATTATGATTGGCCCGGAGGGCGATTTTAGCGAAAAAGAGATTGCCACTGCTTTAGAAAATGATTTTAAAGCCATAACTTTAGGAAACAGCAGGCTGCGCACCGAAACGGCCGCCCTGGAAGCCTGCTTTGAAGTCAATTTTTTAAACCGGTAA